The genomic region ATCCTTCGCCTGAGACTCTCAATGGTCTGTTCGGTCGTTCTGCCTTTCTCTTTCTCTTCCCGATTGATGCGAACCACGGCTGCGATGATGCCTACGCTGACAGCGAAGATGGGATCAATGACTCTGTTTGAAGGTTAGCCGCTGCTGGATAATGACAGCATTGAGCAGAGAGCTTACCTCGAGATCAAGTAGGGTGCAGACATCGTATCGGTCCAGGGTTACACGGTCCAGAAAGACGATGTCGCGTTGGAGGTGTGGTTGTTGGAAGGAAGAGCTCTGTTTGACATGTGAAGATTAAGTTGATGGAGAGGTAAGCAAGCTTTGATGAGGCTTCTCCATCAAATCCGGGCCATCCAGGAAGCCTCGGCAACACGGAGATCTACTAGCGCATCATCCAGTCCGCGATCTCGCGCCCTCTCCTCTGTTCCAACGCACTCGCATTGTGCTCACAAACACGACATCACGACGCCATGGAGCGCGTCAAATCTGCCACCGAGCAGACCAAGGTCGTGTTAAAGCTGCCGTCGAAATGGGTCAGCATGTATGGCGACTTCATTACCAAGAACGCTGGCGCAGTCGGTCAGGTCGAGGGCGCATTGCGATCGTTGACATATCTTGTCCCTGGTACGTCAAGAATCGATGAGCTATTGGTCTGCAGGATCTCACCGTATCGCAGGCGGACTGAAGATGTCCGACACATCGACCGAATCCCTCAACTCTGGCGTGCAACTGCTCTCCTTATATCACGATAACCTCCTGTCCCGAGCGCTGGCGCAACAACTTCGAGCACCGCGACATCAAAGCCCGCACAATCGATATACAAGGTTCTACTGCCAGAAGAGCCCTACATACCGGAGGACTGCAACGACATTGCAGATCGTGCAGTATACTGAACTATTGCTTGAGATGATGGCGAAGAAGCGGGGCGAGAAGACAAGATGGAGGCTCGTAATGCTATTGGAGGCAGTGAAGGCTGTGTGCAGACTGATAATCATGCGACTGACGAATTCCCGGCCGCTTTTGTCTCCTCCCTTGCCGGAGCGCGAAGTTGTGGTGGAGGAGAAGAACACCGACGACGAGGAACTGGCCAGCACACCAAGCGAACTATCGGACATGACAGCAGGCAGCGAACGGTGGACTATGCCGAGGACATCTTTGACACTTCCGCCACTGCCAAACCCGGATGACATATCGTCTTATCTGCTCTCGAAAGTGCTAACAGCGGACGACATCAAACCTCCCAAGGCTCTCGTGCACCGGACTTCTGGATTCGGAGAAATTGCAGAAGTCATGTTCATCTTGCGCCCCGTCATATATGCCATGGCCATGGCTTATTGGTCACAACGAGAGAACGGCAAGGGCAAAGCAGACTGGCGGCCCTGGCTACTCGGCTTGAGCATCGAGTACGGCGCACGACAAATCGCGAAGCACGATCTAGAGCGAAGACGACCCGGCGGCGCAAGAGGACTTACGCAGCTCGAGCGGGAAGAGCTCAAGAAGCGCGGCTGGTCACTGGCGTGGTGGACGATGCGCGGCGCCTTCTACGAGAATGTCACTCGAGGCATAATCAACGGCTTTGCTGGGAAGCTGAAGAATAAGCCTGTCCTGGACATGATCGGCACCTTCATGGAGGACTACGACTTCCTCTGGGATCAGTTCTACTTTCCGACTGCAACATTATAATGACTTCCTTTGTGTCACATGATACCTGATTTAGCGAGCGATGGGTTGGCATATGGGTGCTACACGCAAAGGCATGGCGTTACGGAGCATCTTGTATGGACACGAGCCGCCCGTTGTTGACCGGTGTAAGGGCAGTCTTGAGGCTGGGGTGCGGCGAAGGCTGAATGACGGGCAGACAAAGACCCGGAAAGGACTTCTTTATTGCTGAGCGATGTTCATGATCGCATCAGTAGCTATTGCATATGCGACATTCATCACCCGACTCAGATCATCTTGTGCCTCAATCTGCGAAGTGAACTCTCGCGGCTGCAAAGCCTCGCGCATCAGTAGTCACGAGCGCGCTAAGCCAGCCCCACCGACCGCCTGCTGCCTCTTAACACTCTCCACGCTCTTGCTCTTCTACACCCACCAACCTACGACAACAACAACATCGACCAACGCTGTGCGAACTACTCGGACCAACAACCAGACCAGCAGACTTACCAACCACAACCACCGCCATCATGCGCTCCAAGTTCAAGGACGAGCACCCGTTCGAGAAGCGCAAGGCCGAAGCTGAGCGCATCCGCCAGAAGTACGCTGATCGCATTCCTGTGAGTCGCCTCCACGCCACAAAGACAGTTGGTAGTGTCGCATTGGCGCTGTCATACTCGTTCGGTACATACTCTAGATGTGAGAGCGTTACTGACAGCATCGGCAGGTTATCTGCGAGAAGGTCGAGAAGTCGGACATTGCGACCATCGACAAGAAGAAGTACCTCGTTCCAGCCGACCTCACCGTCGGCCAGTTCGTGTACGTGATCCGCAAGCGCATTAAGTTGAGCCCGGAGAAGGCCATCTTCATCTTCGTCGATGAGGTCCTTCCTCCTACTGCCGCACTTATGAGCTCGATCTATGAGGAGCACAAGGACGAGGATGGATTCCTTTACATCACGTAAGATCACACCACTCTTCATCCCGTTTAACGTACAGACACTGACAATACCATCCAGCTACTCCGGCGAGAACACCTTCGGCGAGGCCGCATAAGCGACCAACCCGAACCATACACCCCTCCCACCCCACGACCACGATACGGAATCTTACGAACGACGTCCCGAACATGCCCACGACAAGAACGTTCTCCTTGGTTTCTCACAACACGGGCGTTATTGCAATTTGATGATGGGCAGACACAAAGGGCTACCGACACTACCGACGCCAGGTATACGAGGAGCATGATGATAAGCAGTACGCGAACATGACAATACCAACAACGAAAGGGAGCAGTACGGCTGTAGAGCAGAAGTAACTAGCCCTTTTCTCCATGTAGTCGCGCTATCTCATCTGTCAGTTCTTCTCTGCTTGTTGAGTTCTCCCATTCTGTCATCCCTCGCGCGGCTCGCGGATTGCGACTGCGACATGGATTGTGACGTAGGTGATCAGGGCACGAGCGTCAGATGATTATCTTGCGCATGCCAGCAACCAACAACGCACCGCTCGATGCAGCGTGCCTTTCTGATTTACAATACTCCCAGCCCTCTACACGCATCACTTCGCTGCCTTGGGCTATCTACTAAGCGCCAAAGCCGCCCCTCGCTGACCGCTCGACTCTAAGAAGCTTCATCGCGGGGCAGCTGCAGGGCCGAGCTTCGGCGTACTGTACATGTACCCTTGTCGCAGGCATGTGATGCGCATCATTGACAGTATTGCTCGGATGCAGAGCATAAGTAAGACGACATAGTAACGTATCGGTATAGATCCACATTGACAAGTTCTGCTATGGACATAGGCTAATGAACGGTAAGTACATCACATCTCTATCTTGACTCCCACGTCAAACACTTCTTACGGTATACTGCCACAATCGAACTATCGACACACTGTGCCATCATGGCGTCTACCAGTACTCCAAAGAACGTCTTGATCATAGGCGGCTCCCTGGCCGGTCTCATGCACGCCCTAGTACTCCTCTCCCTCCCCAATTCGCCAGACAAAATCACAATTCTCGAGCGATCTCCAACGAATCTACTCCACAACCAAGGAGCTGGCATTGTAGCTGGTCCTGAAGTACAGCAGTTCTTCTCCGAGTATGTCCGAGCCGGCGGGGAGATCGCTATTGCCAGCAAACTCAGGCATTACCTCAAGAAGGATGGGACCGTGATCCCCGAGAGTGTGGAGAGGAGAGAGCAGCGAATGACGAGTTGGGACTTACTCTATCACTTGTTACGATGGAGAGTCGAGGGGTTGAGGAGTGAGTATGTAAAGGGCTTGAAGGGAGATGAGAGGCCTAAGGCAGAGTATGTGAATGGATGTACTGTGACCGGGGTTGAGGATGCAGGAAAGGATGGTGTGGAAATTACATGGCAGCAGAAGGACGCCGGAGAGAGTAGTGAAGTGGTGGATCTGGTTATAGCTGCGGATGGGGCTTCGTCGACGGTACGAAAGTTGCTGAGACCGGAGGTGGAGAGGAAGTATGCTGGGTATGTTGCGTGGCGAGGTACTGTTCCTGAACGTCAGCTATCGGATGAGGCGAAAGAAGTGTTTGTGGAGAAGTTCACCTTCTATTATGGCACCGGCACGCAGACTTTGGGCTATCTCATACCTGGCAAAGATGGGACGATGGGGCCTGGGCGGCGGCTATTCAATTGGGTGTGGTATGTCAACTACCAAGAAGTCAGCGAGGAGCTGGAAGAACTCATGACGGACACCAATGGCAAGCGGCATGCCATCACTCTGCCGGTAGGTTTGATGCAGCCGCAAGTCTGGGAGAAGCAAAAAGCCCACGCTGCGAAGGCGCTACCTCCCCAATACGCCGAAGCAGTGGCGAAGACGGAGCAGCCGTTCATCCAAGCCATCACGGATGTGATCAGTCCTGAGAATAGCTTCTTTGATGGGAAGGTTCTGCTAGTTGGCGATGCTTTGGCAGGCTTCAGACCTCATACTGCTGCCTCTACGGGACAGGCAGCCTTCGATGCACTGCAGCTTGGTAAGCTGTACGGCGGTGGTATGACCAAGCAAGAGTACAACTCGGCAGTCTTGGGGTTTGCTGCTAGGTTGCAGAAGGCTGGTGTCGTGATGGGCGAACGTAGTCAGTTTGGCCAACATCCGCTGGCGGGTTAGATACGAATATGCAAGCCCTGGCATAGCAGGGAGGATGCTGTTTCCTGGACCATGGGATTGCGTGTTCGTTCGTCTGTGTCGTCGAAGCTGCATTGCTACTATTGAACGCTGCAGACAAGGAGCCGGCTTTGCAAACCAATCATTGATGTGAACGACCTGTACAGCCTTACTGTAAAGTGCTGCACTGGCAGCGCATATACGATCCTACCTCTCATCAGTGCTATGGCTTCCAGAACTGGTAGGAACACAGCCTCTGGCACAACA from Fulvia fulva chromosome 2, complete sequence harbors:
- a CDS encoding Peroxisomal membrane protein PEX16, which encodes MERVKSATEQTKVVLKLPSKWVSMYGDFITKNAGAVGQVEGALRSLTYLVPGGLKMSDTSTESLNSGVQLLSLYHDNLLSRALAQQLRAPRHQSPHNRYTRFYCQKSPTYRRTATTLQIVQYTELLLEMMAKKRGEKTRWRLVMLLEAVKAVCRLIIMRLTNSRPLLSPPLPEREVVVEEKNTDDEELASTPSELSDMTAGSERWTMPRTSLTLPPLPNPDDISSYLLSKVLTADDIKPPKALVHRTSGFGEIAEVMFILRPVIYAMAMAYWSQRENGKGKADWRPWLLGLSIEYGARQIAKHDLERRRPGGARGLTQLEREELKKRGWSLAWWTMRGAFYENVTRGIINGFAGKLKNKPVLDMIGTFMEDYDFLWDQFYFPTATL
- a CDS encoding Autophagy-related protein 8, whose protein sequence is MRSKFKDEHPFEKRKAEAERIRQKYADRIPVICEKVEKSDIATIDKKKYLVPADLTVGQFVYVIRKRIKLSPEKAIFIFVDEVLPPTAALMSSIYEEHKDEDGFLYITYSGENTFGEAA
- a CDS encoding 2,6-dihydroxypyridine 3-monooxygenase, which produces MPATNNAPLDAACLSDLQYSQPSTRITSTSHLYLDSHVKHFLRYTATIELSTHCAIMASTSTPKNVLIIGGSLAGLMHALVLLSLPNSPDKITILERSPTNLLHNQGAGIVAGPEVQQFFSEYVRAGGEIAIASKLRHYLKKDGTVIPESVERREQRMTSWDLLYHLLRWRVEGLRSEYVKGLKGDERPKAEYVNGCTVTGVEDAGKDGVEITWQQKDAGESSEVVDLVIAADGASSTVRKLLRPEVERKYAGYVAWRGTVPERQLSDEAKEVFVEKFTFYYGTGTQTLGYLIPGKDGTMGPGRRLFNWVWYVNYQEVSEELEELMTDTNGKRHAITLPVGLMQPQVWEKQKAHAAKALPPQYAEAVAKTEQPFIQAITDVISPENSFFDGKVLLVGDALAGFRPHTAASTGQAAFDALQLGKLYGGGMTKQEYNSAVLGFAARLQKAGVVMGERSQFGQHPLAG